The Solenopsis invicta isolate M01_SB chromosome 1, UNIL_Sinv_3.0, whole genome shotgun sequence DNA segment tctGATCTTCaaaactgtaatattttttctagtCTGCATAACTGCCTGACTGAAATATTATATCGAATTAATGTAAGTTTTGAGAATGAAAAGCAGATTTTGTCTTCTAATATCTCTTAAGCATTCTCtaatatatcttaaaaaatgttttgttaaaaaaataatataacattgtaCTGCTGACTATTTAAGTATTGTGTGACcttatttcaaatttgcaaaGATAAATGAtcaactttttattactaaaataaataatgtatttctcAGGTGgtcaaattattttgattatcccttgtatttatttaaaacgtaAATGTTGCTATGGTAAACTTTTATCTCAATTTTCTTTGTTTCAGTTTCTGTTAAAGATTCATCctctttatgtttatataagGAAATCGTAGATTTTTACACAACACAAGAAGTATGGTACTTGCCTACAGAAGTAACTGAAGATATTTCTTTGATGCAGGCACAGAGCAATATAGTGCAATGTTGCCTTTTGACAGAAGGATTAGGTCTTATAGCACTAAATTTACAGCATGACTACGATAGATATCTTTTAAAAACCTTATATTTAATCATTGAAAGAGCGGGTATGTCATTAACAATGACAGAAATCACAATcttatgaacaaataaaaattatgaattttaattttaggcAGTGGGAACAGTTTAATCAGTTATATTGGAGTGCGCGCTCTTGAAAATGTCGCGAAAGCACAGCACCATGGGACAATCGGTGATCTATTACGTGCtaatgtagattatttttcttatcaCATTATAATGAAATTACGCCAAGTAGATCGCAATCCCGGCGTATTCGACGTTATCAAGGTTGTTATGAAGTATAGCAGATTAGATTTTTTGCCGCACTTGAAGGGAATTGTGGAGGATGTACTCAGGCAACTAAGCACCCCTTATCATCAAAAAGATACTTGTTCATTCTTGAAGATATTTCacacatttattatatgtataaaaacgtTGATAAATtggaataatgaaaaagtagCAAAAGAAGAAGATGCATCaactacaaataataataatctttcgGAGACaattattctttctttgttggaatattataatgcaAAAAAGATTGATGAAAAAATTGAGGAAGAGATAAAATTAGACACAAATGTACCAGATACCGAGTTACCGGAAGAGATAAATGAGGATTATTCAGATCTCAGTACAGAAGGTAACAGGAATTTgtcttaatttttaaagattgcaaaatttatttcattgtttatTATATGTTCCAGACAAACAAGACAAAAAGTTACCAACTCATATAACGATAATCATAGACGTTATGAGACGTTGTATACACTTTCTACCTTTGAAGGATGTGCAAAAGTCACTGATGGCAATGCAAACGCTTCAGGAGGGCTTACCGATGTTAGTTGTGTGGGAAAATGAACTACTGCCTCTTGTGCATCAGTTGTGGCATCCACTGATCGACAGATTCAACGATGAAAATGTTCTTGTAATTAACCATGCGTGGCAACTCTTGCACGTACTCGCTAATATATCGAATGATTTTATCAGAAGCAGAACACTACGgtaaaatattttgcgtttttCATGGAATAATATATTGTAGAGATGTACACGTTGAATGTTGTAACGTCATAATGGATCTTTTATGCACAGAGAGGTATTGCCGTTAGTATTTAAGTTCTTGACTAAGTCTTCTACAGAAAGTATTAATAAGAACTcggtaaatatttacaaatttacacAAACTTACAAAACCCAGTACGAGTTGTTATCTACGTTGGGAATAATCGCGCGGCTCTTGAAACTGCGTGAGCACGAGTTATGGCAAATATTGAGTAATACACAATTGTACCTTAATGCACGTCAGCATACCACATTACAGGTAAGATCAAGACAAAAAGAAGTACATTCCTGCATTCccattaaatatctttaactTGTTACTGTATAATTAATAGGCATGctgtataaaattgtacaaagaTATTGCTGATTATAATGAGGATATCGCATGGACGAAATGCCTTAGTATCTGGAATTCAAAAGTTGCACAAATAGTGTCTGATGCaacatttgatataaaaaatctaCTGGTAATTTATGAGACgcgatttttttaatatggatTAAAATCTAatgttatataatgttattttatatttttttaggttTCAGATGTTGCTccattaaatgaatattatagaaatataaatgaaatcaTTATGTATATTCAACAAAAGAATATCAaccgttaaataaatatatttaaaaaagtattaaaaactataataaaatggaTACCTTAGAAAtgtgataaataatatgaatattattaagcCAAAACTCTTTGAATAATGCGTTATTCAATTACAAAGCAGCATTTTATACTGAAGTaatattaatcttataaaaGGTAAATGGAGTATTAGGtctatttatatgtttatataaatttcataagcattacagaataaaaaaatttttgtgacagaaaatttttattgtatataattctaacattttataattatttccacattttacaataacttacatataattatacttttgttTACTATCTACAAAGCAAtacattataaaacaaaaatgtgttAAGGTGCTCTGTGTatgtatttgtaatatatatatatatatatatatatatatatatatatatatatatatatattatatatacatacgtatacatacattatataggtaagtttatttacatataattcctccagtttcaaattaattttaatatacacatGATAATGAATATTGCATTCCTTGCACGCATACACCTACACACATGCACGAATACACCTATACACATGCACGCATACACGCatcttaaaatcaattttatatttcaacatttttttgcgTGCACTATTAAATcgtttttgtttgatttttaaattcgaAATTGAAGCTAATTAAATTACTAGTTAATTTTCAAAGTAGTTTAAAATTCTCGTAATATTTCTCTAGTCTAACAATTCGCCTACTATTTCAAATAAGAGAAATGCatatataaatgcaaataataattacgaTTACGATCTTGCTAccttgaaatattttcaattttaaagtattttaatttttgaagttATGTAAATAATGGGTCAatgatacataaaataaaagctGGAGGCGtatatataactaaatttttcaactgagCAGTGATAAAAATTTCGTGTTTTCTTCAAATGACTAACATGATGAATTTTTTtgcatgatattttttataagatctATTAAGCTAGCTTAACTTTAAGCTTGGTTTAatgtcttttattaattttcataattaaaataaaatagaaaacaagttttaaaccaagtttaaaattaagttgTATCGGTATATTCGAGCATAAGTCTCGTatgatgtttttaaaaaaaatttgatcataagacaatttgcaaaaaatttgaaatatacgagtatgtatataaaatgcaCACATAAAGGTTTTACAATATACCATTATAAAGAATTATGAGACTTATAAAGAAAGATgcaaaatatattcataaatttcagcTTATATTTTGCACACAATTatgaaagtaaattattaatatttatttgttaattagattatcatatttaacataataatcaaatttttctttcgtGTGTCAAACAAATATctgtttttatataacattgtttactatatatattaatattctaaaattttcacTATAGAGAATGATGTATTATGAACATAATCTTAATTGTCTCTAAAAATTGCCGATTCTTGCTTTGATTTATATAGAAagtatatagatataaaaaaaaaaaactcttattttttacagaaatggCTGTACAATTAATGaagaaacaattatatttgAGCATGTTGTGAGTTGCTTTAATGTAGTTTAACGATCAATGATCATGGTCCACTCTCGTCGCACATTGATCATCACGCTTTGAAAGAATTTACTCAACAACGCATATGTGCGCTCTGTACCAGATTAACCAAGTAAAAGTATATTCGCGTAAGAGGCTCGGTCTTTCTCGCTTCGCGTTCACtttggcgcgagacgcgaccgcgcctcttgatacgTTTTATCGTATGTTTTTGTTTAGGATTTaagattgaataatttttaggTAAACTATAATGAAATATTAGCAATTACcttgtgttttaaaattagcTATTTATAAAACAGTATATCTTACAATTTATCTTTAGGAAAAATTCTTGCCTATAGTGaacaaattcataaatataacaCAATTCTAGAAAAACAAGGCATCATTTCCACGCTTGCTTTTGAGCTTTTTGGGATGCTAACTTTTTGGTGATATATGATGAGATCAAGAGCGCTGCGAGTACTATCACAATAAGATAATAATCAAAGTCT contains these protein-coding regions:
- the LOC105201157 gene encoding TELO2-interacting protein 1 homolog isoform X2 → MALCHIDDQTIDKSDIIIQDQVANTIMAFFPGVVCGLQEIATGSEVQNHKLTVIATRAWGRIISLVIRDKDEENTEEDALSIETIIKKGSSVPTDVSHNTKHNGKCDIEYNLKKGIRNKEWFEAVAIKLGLCIPLLDQIRSHSHYQVKRELVESISLILKNCRRNMKPNIMALLDYLISLSEDESLEVSEKAHNVLHAISENYMQNYDMKSLIDSLEDKFYSLLTRLPTIIRRSDDNEQLAYMNQFAGYLRLFGKQRLPHIMRSQTHMQRLLLALVYIMVIDYNNVSLLQTANVKDLDDPAYFYGSDSWRQFKFIKNNSCKEKLITICKLLGECGDFRILIDTIFELMTDAPQHRKELSLLLNWILVSVKDSSSLCLYKEIVDFYTTQEVWYLPTEVTEDISLMQAQSNIVQCCLLTEGLGLIALNLQHDYDRYLLKTLYLIIERAGSGNSLISYIGVRALENVAKAQHHGTIGDLLRANVDYFSYHIIMKLRQVDRNPGVFDVIKVVMKYSRLDFLPHLKGIVEDVLRQLSTPYHQKDTCSFLKIFHTFIICIKTLINWNNEKVAKEEDASTTNNNNLSETIILSLLEYYNAKKIDEKIEEEIKLDTNVPDTELPEEINEDYSDLSTEDKQDKKLPTHITIIIDVMRRCIHFLPLKDVQKSLMAMQTLQEGLPMLVVWENELLPLVHQLWHPLIDRFNDENVLVINHAWQLLHVLANISNDFIRSRTLREVLPLVFKFLTKSSTESINKNSVNIYKFTQTYKTQYELLSTLGIIARLLKLREHELWQILSNTQLYLNARQHTTLQACCIKLYKDIADYNEDIAWTKCLSIWNSKVAQIVSDATFDIKNLLVSDVAPLNEYYRNINEIIMYIQQKNINR